The genomic window GTTCTCGACGCTGGTCTGGATGAGGATCTCGCTGCGCGTGGAGGCGCGGCCGGCGACCGGCAGCCACCCCAGACCGCTGGCGAACACCAGCTTGAGCAGCATGCCGGCGAAGAAGACCGGCGTGGCGTAGCAGAAGATCGCGAACACCCGCAGGACGGCGTCGGGCCAGCGGTCGCGGGCGTAGGCGGCGAAGCGGCCGAGCGGGACGCCGACGACGAAGGCCACGATCAGCGCGTAGAAGGCGAGCTCGAGCGTCGCGGCGCCGAAGGTGGTGAGCACCTCGAGCACCGGGCGACGGTCGGACAGCGTCGTGCCGAAGTCGAGGCGGACGAGGTCGCCGAGGTACTCGGCGTACTGGACCAGCAGCGGCCGGTCGTAGCCGGCCTCGCGGACGCGCTCGGCCAGCTCGGCGGCGGGCAGGCGCCCGCCCAGCGCCGCGGTGATCGGGTCACCGGTCGAGCGCATGAGGAAGAAGACCGTCGTCACCAGGACGAACACGGTCGGGAAGATCAGCAGGAACCGGATGAGCAGGTAGCTCCCCAGTCCCCCACCCCCGCGTCGCCGGCGCTCGCCGGCGGGGCGGCGTCGGCCTCGGGGCCGGCGCCGGTCAGCTCGGTCGTCGTGGTGGTCATGTCTCCTGCTCGGTCGGGACCGGCGGCGGACGGGCGCCGGGTCACGGCGCCATGGTCCGCCTGCCGGGGTCCTGCACACGGGTCGGCCCCGGGTGGCCTCCGTTCGGGAGGTCACCCGGGGCCGGGGTCGGACGGGTCCTGCGTCAGCCGCGGGACAGGGCCCCGTAGCGGAACTTGAAGGACGCGTCGAGGGTGTCCTCCGCGCCGGTCACACCGGAGCGGACGACGGCCACCTGCGCGCCCTGCAGGTAGGGCACCGTCGACAGGTCGGCGGCGACCAACTGCTGGATCTGCTCGATGAGCGCCTGACGGGCCGCGGGGTCGGGAGTGCTGGTCTGCTGCGCGATCAGCTGGTCGACCTGCGGGTTGGCGTAGTGGTTGCCGAGGAAGTTCTCCGTGCGGAAGAACGGCGTCAGGTAGTTGTCGGCGTCGGAGTAGTCCGGGAACCAGCCGAGCTGGTAGGCCGGGTAGACGTCGGCGGTGCGCTGCTCGGAGTACTGCGTCCACTCGGTGGTCTGCAGGTCCACCTGGAACAGGCCGGTCGACTCGAGCTGGTCCTTGATCAGCGCGTACTCGTCACCCGAGCTCGGGCCGTAGTGGTCGTTCGAGTACTGCAGCGACAGCTGGACCGGGGTCTGCACGCCGGCCGCCTGCAGCGCCTGGGCCGCCTTGTCGGCGTCGGGGCCGCCCTGGCCGTCGCCGTACAGGTCCCGCAGCGGCGTGATGGCGCCCGTCAGGCCCTCCGGGACGTAGGAGTACAGCGGGGTGTAGGTCCCGCGGTAGACCTGGTCGGCGATCTCCTCCCGGTCGAGCAGGTGGGCCACCGCCTGGCGGACGGCGAGCGCCTTGGCCGGGTCGGCCTCGGGCGTCGTCGCGCCGTAGGGCTGGGTGTTGAAGTTGAACGTGATGTAGCGGATCTCGCCGCCGGGGCCGTCGACGACCTCGACGTCGTCGTTGCCGCGCAGGTCGTCGATGTCGGTCGCCGAGAGGCTGCGGAAGGCGACGTCGACCGCTCCCTCCTCGACGTCGAGCTTGAGGTTCGACGCCTCGGCGTAGTAGCGGACGTTGATCGAGTCGGTCTTGGGCGCGCCGTACAGCCCCTGGTAGTCGGGGTTGGCCTCGTAGGAGATGAGGTCGTTCTGCTCGTAGCTGGTGATGACGTACGGGCCGGCGAAGGCGTTGCCCTCGACGATGTCGGCGTCGGGGGTCAGCGCGTCGGCGGCGAAGACCTCCTCGTCGACGATCGGGCCGGCCGGGCTCGACAGCACCTGCGGGAAGGTCTGGTCGTCCGGCGAACCCAGGTTGAACACCACCGTGGTGTCGTCGGGGGTGTCGACACTCGTCAGGTTGCCGAGCAGCGCCGCCGGGCCGTTCGGGTCGTTGATGGCGACCATGCGGTCGAATGTGAACTTGACGTCCGACGAGGTCAGCTCGTGGCCGTTGGCGAAGGTCAGGCCGTCCTTCAGCGTGACGGTGTACTGGGTGGGCGCGGTGAACTCCGCCGACTCGGCGATGTCCGGCTCGACGTCCGGGCTGCCGTAGGGGGTGTTCATCAGGAACGGGTAGACCTGGTTCATGACGGCGAAGGAGCCGTTGTCGTAGGAACCGGCCGGGTCGATCGTCGTGATGACGTCGGTCGTGCCGATGATCAGCGCGTCGCCGCCACCGCCACCCCCACCCGATCCGCCGCCGTCGTCGCCGCCGCCGCAGGCGGTCAGCGCGAGCGCCGTCGCGGCGATGCCGGCGGTGGCCGCGCGCACGCGCCGGCCGGGGGTCCCTACGGGAGTCATGCGCTACCTCGTTCTCGGTGCGCGGCCGCTCGGCCCCTCGTGGGCGCCGTCGAGCGGCCGCCAGGGCCTGTGGCTGCACATGGGTAGCACACGTCCCTCAGCGCTCAGAGACCTCGCGAACGGGCGTTACCCGACCGTGACGACCCCCTCGGCGCCCTCGCGGGGTCCCGCCGCGAGCGGAGCGAGTGGTGGGGGCCAGGGGTCCGTGCTCAGGCGTCGATGCGGCGGCGGCCCTCGAACGCCCGGCCGAGGGTGATCTCGTCGGCGTACTCGAGGTCGCCGCCCACCGGGAGCCCGCTGGCCAGGCGGGAGACGGCGAGGCCGAGCGGGCCGACCAGCCGGGCCAGGTAGGCCGCGGTGGCCTCGCCCTCGAGGTTGGGGTCGGTGGCGATGATCAGCTCGGTGACGGTGCCGTCCATGAGCCGGGTCATCAGCTCCTTGACCCGCAGGTCGTCGGGGCCGACGCCCTCGATCGGGCTGATGGCGCCGCCGAGGACGTGGTAGCGGCCGCGGAACTCGCGGGTCCGCTCGATCGCGACGACGTCCTTGGGCTCCTCGACGACGCAGATGACGTCGTCGGAGCGGCGCGGGTCCCTGCAGATCCGGCACTGCTCGCCCTCGGCGACGTTGTAGCAGGTGACGCAGAAGCGGACCTCGGCCTGCACGCGCTGCAGGGCGGCGACCAGCCGGCCCACGTCGGCCGACTCGGCGGCCAGCAGGTGGAAGGCGATGCGCTGGGCGCTCTTGGGCCCGACGCCGGGCAGGCGCCCGAGCTCGTCGATGAGGTCCTGGACGGCACCCTCGTACACGGTTGTCCTCTGAGGTGAAGGGGGGCGGGCGCCGGTCAGGCGCC from Geodermatophilus normandii includes these protein-coding regions:
- a CDS encoding ABC transporter permease, whose product is MFVLVTTVFFLMRSTGDPITAALGGRLPAAELAERVREAGYDRPLLVQYAEYLGDLVRLDFGTTLSDRRPVLEVLTTFGAATLELAFYALIVAFVVGVPLGRFAAYARDRWPDAVLRVFAIFCYATPVFFAGMLLKLVFASGLGWLPVAGRASTRSEILIQTSVENPTNIYLVDAVRTGNGEVISDVLQHAVLPAIALGLLTAGVFLRLVRTNVIGTLGMGYVEAARSRGVSERRLLRKHAYRPALIPIVTVMGLQIALLLSGAVLTETTFEWKGLGFQLVQYLQARDFVAVQGMVVLLAVIVAVTNFVVDVIAALIDPRVRY
- a CDS encoding ABC transporter substrate-binding protein — encoded protein: MTPVGTPGRRVRAATAGIAATALALTACGGGDDGGGSGGGGGGGDALIIGTTDVITTIDPAGSYDNGSFAVMNQVYPFLMNTPYGSPDVEPDIAESAEFTAPTQYTVTLKDGLTFANGHELTSSDVKFTFDRMVAINDPNGPAALLGNLTSVDTPDDTTVVFNLGSPDDQTFPQVLSSPAGPIVDEEVFAADALTPDADIVEGNAFAGPYVITSYEQNDLISYEANPDYQGLYGAPKTDSINVRYYAEASNLKLDVEEGAVDVAFRSLSATDIDDLRGNDDVEVVDGPGGEIRYITFNFNTQPYGATTPEADPAKALAVRQAVAHLLDREEIADQVYRGTYTPLYSYVPEGLTGAITPLRDLYGDGQGGPDADKAAQALQAAGVQTPVQLSLQYSNDHYGPSSGDEYALIKDQLESTGLFQVDLQTTEWTQYSEQRTADVYPAYQLGWFPDYSDADNYLTPFFRTENFLGNHYANPQVDQLIAQQTSTPDPAARQALIEQIQQLVAADLSTVPYLQGAQVAVVRSGVTGAEDTLDASFKFRYGALSRG
- the recR gene encoding recombination mediator RecR, translating into MYEGAVQDLIDELGRLPGVGPKSAQRIAFHLLAAESADVGRLVAALQRVQAEVRFCVTCYNVAEGEQCRICRDPRRSDDVICVVEEPKDVVAIERTREFRGRYHVLGGAISPIEGVGPDDLRVKELMTRLMDGTVTELIIATDPNLEGEATAAYLARLVGPLGLAVSRLASGLPVGGDLEYADEITLGRAFEGRRRIDA